Sequence from the Chelonoidis abingdonii isolate Lonesome George chromosome 1, CheloAbing_2.0, whole genome shotgun sequence genome:
atattttttttaaatagtaaatagaATATTGGTAAGTTTGTATTTAACATATGAATCTTAAATATATCTAATTCAGATATTTTACTATATTGAGATGTGTGTCCTGACTTAAATTGAATTGACTAGTATACTGTAGTGAATTATTTTTGCTGGGAGTGATAGAGTGACCTTAATGTATATGGCCATATATTCCTTCCAAAAACATGAATTTAAACTGTCCCATGTGTCAAAGTACTACTCCCACATAAAGCAGGAGTTATATAAAGGCCATTTCCTTACATCATGTTTTTGTagcatgaaataaaaatgttaattctaAAATAACTGGGAAGTGGAGTGTGTTGATACCTAGTATATAGGAAATACAGTACAAGGAGACCAATCCTTTTACACTAAAGAAAATCTTTATTATCTACTGATAATGTTATCACAATAAGTAAATctgtaaatacatatatatatatatatatatatacttgttATGAATGCcaagttttttctttcttcctttgccaGTGGTGGTCCTCCTCCTTCTGTCTTACTGGCCTGTGCCAGTTATACGTTTTATAATGGACAGAAATTCTTCAAAGCTGACTTTCCCATCATTATTTTTGTCCAACGATTTAATTATGTTATCGAGAGAGAATGCATCCTGTTTTTATAGGAAAATCATTAAAAAAgttaagtaaaaaaattaatggtcACAGATACTTCCTGATAAGAAACATAGCCCATAAAGTATGCTAACTATTAATGTTACTATGGAGGTGTTGCTACTACTATGGGATCTACAAGTaagtacatgtgtgtgtgtgggagggcgATTGTTATATTGACTAACCAAGAAATGCAGTTCCCACAGTCTGCTAACGTTGTTATCAAAGATGTATCAGATCTCTGAAAAGTGTGTGAGCAATCATGTGCCTTTCACCTTTCACTATAGAAGAGCATTCCTAAGAAATAGTTTAAATTCTCACAGTCAGGCTATCAAGAAATGAAAATGTCCCCATGTGCAAGAGCCAGTGCAACTGAACATGACAGAGGTTCTTGAACAAATCACTGCAGCAAGGCTTCATTATGACTAGGCTTTCATTCTGATGTAGGTAAATTTAGTTTGGATTATATCACaaagatggggaaagaaagaCAGATGAGAAAGCAGTAGCATAGActcactgaggccacgtctagactacccgccgtatcggcgggttaaaatcgattgctcggggatcgatatatcgcgtctcatctagacgcgatatatcgatccctgagcgcgcttatatcaattccggaactccaccaaccccaacggagttccggaatcgacatggcgagccgtggacattgatcccgcgcggtgaggacgggtgagtaaatcgattttagatattcgacttcagttacgttattcacgtagctgaagttgtgtatctaaaatcgattttcccccgtagtgtagaccagcctgaGCTACAATGATCACCTTTAAAAGTCAACATCTACCACACAGTACTATCTCAGGGTCTATTCCAGAGCCCACTTACATCAGTTGAAAGAATcgcattgacttcactgggctttggatcaggccctgagacaGGGCTGTTCCCCCCTGTATTTAGAATACTCTGTATTGTGTTAGCAAAATTGTTTAAATGTGGTAAATCTAGCTAAGAGCATTAACTCCTTTTAGTCCAGTCCGTATTATGAAAGTGCACATGGCATTCTGGTGCAGTGAATTTTCTGAAAACACTCTTGGTAATTAGTCAAATGTATAAAGTGGGATAAACCTAGTTTAGATTGTGTTTTAAGCTGCTTTTTTATGTTGTGTCATACTTCAGTGTCAAACAAGTTGTACATTTCTGCAAACAATGAAAATGCTAGAAAAATCTACTATCCAAATTGCAAGTAGAAATCATTGATACCACAGGTGAAATGTGAATGCTCTGTCAAATCTGGATTTATTTTCCTTCAAAGCTGAACTGGCTATGACTGGTATAAAAAAGTTTTAGTAAGAAAGCACCTTAGCAGACTTACAAGTTTGTTTCCAATTAAATAAACTATGACTATAAATTGTGATAACTATTTGATAAGGaaacacttctgtattttatgATTTTTCCATAGGTTTAATTGCATATACTGGATCGTGTAAAAGATTTTTCTCCATCCAACAAATTGTAGCAAAATGAatacagtggattttttttattcacaaaatTCTAGAATTTCCACTGAGTTCAGGCCTTTGACAAAATGTACCAACTCTGATTCAGCACACCCACATTTAACATCTAAATGTTCAGTCCAGCAAAGGAAACTATTtggagtcctactgaagtcaaaaccCAACTCCGATTaatcttccaaaatctgattatTCTTGAAACCCCTAAATGGTGTCATATGGACATTTCTGCAGATCAAATGGTGGTGGTAATTTTTTGCCTTGGCACTTTTCTTAAAATCACAGAAAATTATTGTGTCCATTTCCATTACAGCAGGGACTTCAACTATTTACCAGCTTCTTCAGACTTCTTACGTGAATTCTGATACTTCTGTTTTCAGAATCGAATAATTACCAGTCACCACATTACCTACTACTCAAAGTCTAAGACCTTCTGAGATGAATCAAGATACAGTATACAGacctggcgggggggggaggtatTTTGTATGATCTAGTTGATGCAACTTTGCCTTCAGAACACcttataaaatacattaaaagtatTTCTTTCATAGTGCCAAGATGTGAACTCCTTACAACTATGTGAGTAAGGCAAGTGTTGGATTTACATATTGACCCTTTGAGAACGATCATTAGTCAATGGGGTCATAAGGCTctgccttgcaggatcagggcctatatttACATTTTCCCACCCATTCCACAGAGACTACAATTGATGCTGCTTGGGCTACACTTACCTTCAGATATTGTGCAAATTGATTCTGAAGCAGGTTTTTTAGTCCACCAATGGACAGCGTGCTGGTACTACCCTCCATCAATGCATATtgagtgaaatattttaaaaggttatcATCAAGTAAATTTTCCATGTTTCTGATTCTATTCTTGAAAGATAACtgtgaaaagaaaaccaaaaccctACATCTGAATgtttaaagagaaggaaaaaatcagTGATGGATTTCATTCCAGGTAGCAGGTGTCTGTTTTGGATGAAGAGGGCAAGCAGTTGGTATAAACAACAATTGCTTATTATAAGTACAGTTTTTGAAATAGAAATTATTATGTTAACTAAGCAGTTATCAACAGGTGAAAATGTAAATCTCCTCTAATATATTGAAACGATCAACTAGGTATGtaggtttgtttgattttttttcctgttggggAGATAATTCTGTTCCCACTAACATCTCAGCAGTGAACAAGTTATACTTAACTGCTAACCCACAGGTACAGTGGGCTTTTTCCTCAATAAAATGGGCTCAACccatttccaaatgaaaatgcCAAATAAATATAAGAGATTTTAAACGTGTAATAAATTCAGATCGTACTTACCTGACTCACGAAACCCAGAACAACTAACAGAATCCAGCAGGAATGAGAATTGTGGGGTTGGGACAACCTTTATAATCTTCATGCTTCCACCCCACCCTGATTATGAAATTTTTCTTTTGTCATTAAAAACAGTACACTAATCTTAATCTTATAGCTCCAATGATCAAAGGTTTTGCATACTTTAGAAAAAAGACGTAATGAAACAGTTTTACAACTGAAGGGGCACCATAAACCCCTACCCATGAGGTTTCATAAAGTCCTTTCTATGGATATTTCCCCCCTACAAACCGTGTGTTTTAGTTTTTAACCTCTGCCACACCCGCTTCAGAGTTAGCCTGGGGAAAGCTTCTATAGAGAGAGGGTTTTTGTATATGCATAAAATGTTGTTGTTTCCAAAACATATGTTTCCTGATCCTTTTTAATGGTTAATAATAATTGTATTGATTGCCAGTTGATCCTGATTAATGAGCTGGGGATAAGAGGGTTCTTATCCCAAAATCAGGTACACAGAACTAAAACCAACATGTCCAGTATCTCGGCGGGAGCCTCAGGGTCTATGGCAAGGACACTCACATTGAGGGCAAAGCCAAGCCTTGGtaatctttattaaaaccagTACTAGAGACAGAAAAGCCCCAAGCCACGTACACAGACAAGAGTAATACGGTATTGGGGACATCTGTGGTATCATTCCCTTTCATATGCTCTTAGACTTCTATACTTATGCCCTTTCTTGAGGACCTGGTGATAAGAGACATGCTGAGTGAGTCCAATAGTCCAGGTTCCCCAATGCCCAGGATTGGTGCAGATAATAATAGAGCTGGTAGCAGATAACAGTAGAGCTGAAGGGTCAAATGATGGAAGGCTAACCTCCTCCACATGGTGGTTTGACCTATTACAGGGCCTGAACACTATCATGAATATTCATTCTAATGCCCTGCTTTCCATGTCCAAATCTAACTTCCTCACCCTCATAATATTGAAATGCATTTGTCCTATATGTTCACTTATTAATGCAATTTAATTCGTTATCATATATGCTGGCTATGGCTCAAGCAAGCTTGTGGTTAGACATCTGCCAACAATTCTATCCTAAAATAACCAAGCCCACTATCACTTCAGTATTCCTGTGGTTGTCTGGTATCGTTATATTCCAACTCCTGCTATTGAGCAAGCTATTCCTAGTTCTCCAAAACCTAAGGGTGACTGTCACATCATTTATCTATGCCAAGGGTCCCAGGCCTACTGTGCTTGGCTATACTTATGCTAACCTTCTAATGTCTTACAGAATACAGACCTGTAGGTTGCTTGTGGTACTGCTGAATATAAAAAAATCTAAGCTAGTTCTATAGGCTACACTTAGCATACAGCATTTCATCATAAAACATATTCATTGACCTTCTGAGCTAGAAGAATGTAAAAGAAGTGTAATGTAGGTTTAGGAGTGGATGGCTAACAGTTACAGTACAGTCCAAGAAGCTGtctatatttaaaatacagacgtaatttttaagtgttttttattttgagtttTCATTTATAATTCTCCAAAGCATTTCAGCTAAAAGCTGGTTAGGAAAAATGAACTCTAAGGTGCTGAAGGTCCAGTATACTCCTTA
This genomic interval carries:
- the S100G gene encoding protein S100-G; translated protein: MENLLDDNLLKYFTQYALMEGSTSTLSIGGLKNLLQNQFAQYLKDAFSLDNIIKSLDKNNDGKVSFEEFLSIIKRITGTGQ